A single Drosophila ananassae strain 14024-0371.13 chromosome 3L, ASM1763931v2, whole genome shotgun sequence DNA region contains:
- the LOC26514833 gene encoding uncharacterized protein LOC26514833, giving the protein MSGYLTHFYRNFARALNGTLWVRWDLVPEDGTPTHNVTLKLLTDGLVDFPLVLTTLTPEPFYPSYVSEISSWFLMVPVEPDMPPSSLYFNLKGWRYFLGLMVILAFLLVNAHRIESGQGFFTLQCGHIFGDHVLRAILSQSFVMPNTLSHSRTILYSLLMLAGLIVTTFYGTNLATLLVDPPPAYKILSYNDLRLTNGKIFISQQELPTLNESIGQDALNANLDVFEITPSTVEFLTKRNELNTTYGYPVTNTLWPLLQLKQIKLHRPLFRKSHEISFMQFMPVTMPMARNSIYRDVFNRYLSHTLQSGLYDLWFRRSYSELIAIGKLNYSSDMSDGLYHDLVWKDLLYVWIAYIGGTLISLLVFSLEILYFKYH; this is encoded by the coding sequence ATGAGTGGGTATCTAACCCATTTCTACAGGAATTTTGCCAGGGCCTTGAACGGCACCCTCTGGGTACGTTGGGATCTAGTTCCCGAAGATGGTACTCCCACACACAATGTCACATTGAAACTGCTGACCGACGGCCTGGTTGACTTTCCATTGGTGCTGACCACCCTCACTCCGGAGCCGTTTTATCCCAGCTACGTGTCGGAGATCTCCAGTTGGTTTCTAATGGTGCCAGTAGAACCTGATATGCCACCCTCCAGTCTATATTTCAACCTCAAAGGATGGCGGTACTTTTTGGGACTAATGGTTATTTTGGCTTTCCTTCTGGTGAATGCCCATCGTATAGAGTCGGGTCAAGGTTTTTTCACCTTGCAGTGCGGGCACATCTTTGGGGACCATGTGCTGAGGGCCATCCTGTCCCAATCTTTCGTCATGCCCAACACCCTCTCCCACAGTCGGACGATACTCTATAGCCTGCTGATGTTGGCCGGGCTTATAGTTACCACTTTCTACGGCACCAATCTGGCCACCTTGCTTGTCGATCCTCCTCCAGCCTACAAAATATTGAGTTATAATGATCTGAGGTTGACAAACGGCAAGATATTTATTTCCCAGCAAGAGCTACCAACCCTGAATGAATCAATTGGCCAGGACGCTTTGAATGCCAACCTAGACGTCTTTGAGATTACCCCATCTACGGTGGAATTTCTTACCAAACGAAATGAGTTGAACACTACCTACGGTTATCCGGTCACCAACACCTTGTGGCCACTCTTGCAGTTGAAGCAGATCAAGCTGCATCGTCCTCTCTTTCGTAAATCACACGAAATAAGTTTTATGCAGTTTATGCCGGTCACCATGCCCATGGCCAGAAACTCTATATATCGCGATGTTTTCAATAGATATTTAAGCCACACCCTGCAAAGTGGACTATATGATCTGTGGTTTCGTCGATCCTATTCCGAACTCATTGCCATCGGAAAACTAAACTACAGCTCGGATATGTCTGATGGGCTTTACCACGATCTAGTTTGGAAGGATTTGTTGTATGTCTGGATTGCCTATATTGGAGGAACTCTCATAAGTCTCTTGGTGTTTTCGTTGGAGATACTCTACTTCAAATATCATTAA
- the LOC6494108 gene encoding polyadenylate-binding protein: protein MFVNSMTFRGNPANYHQQQPALNHHTLAAAHHQQQLHHHAAAAGHLGHVGGGHAASNHLAAAAVLGRHGHNSLGSGHTSSSSHSTGVGVGAGALASGSSGGGIINSNSTPDSRKIYIKNLERSIDNKAVYDTFSVFGNILNCNVAKDEDGNSRGYGFVHFDTEEAARAAIEKVNGMLCNNQKVHVVKFIPRRDREQEKATHFKNLYVKNLGEEFTEQHLREMFEPYGRITSHKLMLDDEGRSRRFGFVAYENPQSALAAVIGLHGKQLGDNKFLYVARALSKAERQQEINRKLEERKRQKAGQIFYY, encoded by the exons ATGTTCGTCAACTCCATGACGTTCCGCGGCAATCCGGCGAActaccaccagcagcagccggCCCTGAATCACCACACGCTGGCCGCCgcgcaccaccagcagcagctgcatCACCATGCCGCCGCCGCTGGCCACCTGGGTCACGTAGGTGGTGGTCATGCGGCCAGCAATCATCTGGCCGCGGCCGCTGTCCTGGGTCGGCATGGCCACAATTCGCTGGGCAGCGGCCACACATCCAGCTCATCGCACTCAACTGGAGTGGGTGTGGGCGCTGGAGCTCTGGCCAGCGGAAGCAGTGGCGGCGGGATCATCAATAGCAATAGCACGCCGGATAGTCGCAAGATTTACATAAAGAACCTGGAGCGGTCCATCGACAACAAGGCGGTGTATGACACGTTCTCTGTGTTCGGGAACATCCTCAACTGTAACGTGGCCAAGGACGAGGATGGGAATTCGCGTGGTTACGGGTTTGTGCATTTCGACACGGAGGAGGCTGCTCGTGCGGCCATCGAAAAGGTGAACGGGATGCTGTGCAATAATCAGAAGGTGCACGTGGTGAAGTTCATACCCAGGCGGGATCGCGAGCAGGAAAAGGCTACGCACTTTAAGAACTTGTACGTGAAGAATCTGGGCGAGGAGTTCACTGAGCAGCACTTGCGGGAGATGTTCGAGCCCTACGGTCGCATCACCAGTCATAAG CTTATGCTCGACGACGAGGGACGCTCCCGCCGTTTCGGATTCGTGGCCTACGAGAATCCACAATCGGCGCTGGCCGCCGTGATTGGGCTTCACGGCAAGCAACTTGGCGACAACAAATTCTTGTACGTGGCAAGGGCTCTTAGCAAGGCAGAGCGGCAGCAGGAGATCAATCGCAAGCTGGAGGAGCGTAAACGCCAGAAGGCTGGACAAATATTCTACTATTAG